The nucleotide window GATCGGTTCGTCTCGCCCGTCTCGGGCCCGGTGCTCGAACCGGTTGGAGACGCCAAGCCGGGCACGAGCACCGAGGGCTGGATCGTCTTCGAGGCCCCCGACGACTGGTCGTCGCCACGCGTCTCGGTCACCCTCCCGCCCGAAGACGAGTCCGACTCCGAGACGGTCGCGGAGTGGCGCACGGAGATCGACCCCGCGACGCTACCCGACATCGGCGTCGACGAGATCGAAGCGGCGGGGAACGTCTCCATCGGTGAGAACGTGACCGTCGACGTGGCGTTCCGGAACGACGGCGGGAGCAACGGCTCTTGGGCGGAAGCGGCGACGATCCAGCCCTCTCACGGCGAGAACCGCACGGAGCGGCTGACGGTCGACGTGCCCGCGAACCGGACTCGATCGCAGAATTTCACGGTCCCCGCCGACGCGCTCGGAGACCTGCGGGTGCAGGTCGGTACCGAGACGGCCGTCACCACGGTCGAAGCCGCCAGCCTGGAGTTGGGCACCACGCTCGAACTCCCCTCGGACGTCAACATGACCGTCCACGAGATCACGACGGCCGATCGCGTGACCGTCCTCGGGGTCTGGGACGCCCACATCAACCACTCGCCCGACACCGGCAACCAGTTCGCGTTCGTCCGGCTTGGCGTGCTGAACGACACGGGGTCGTCCAAACCGATTCCGCCACTCGATCAGGTCACCGTCCAGGCCGGCGGCAACGCCTACAACGGTACGCGAGTGTCGGCCACTGCGTCCGAGATTCAGTTCCCGGTTCAGGGGCGACTGTACGATCCGACGAGTGGACTCAGGCCGAACCACTACGTCGAGGGCTGGGCGATCTGTGAGGTGCCGCAGGATCTGGACCCCGAGGCGGCGTCCGTGTCCGTCGGGTGGGCGGGGAGCAACGGCCCGGTCGGCGCGCGCTGGTCGTAGGTTCGACCGCTCGTGATTCGGCCTCGATCGTCGACCAGCGTCGCGACCGATGAGTTCGGCGGTGACGGCCGACGACCCGGGATCCGGTCCTCTGTGAGTGACTGTCGCCGCTCGACTCAGACGCCGCGATCCTGCAGCTTTTCCTCGTCGGGCAGGTCGGCGTTCGCGTCGCCGCGCATGCCCGACCCGATGTCGCTGGAGATCTCCGCGAGCGCGTCGGGGTCGTCGTAGTTGTTGACCGCGTCGACGATCGCTCGGCCCATCTCCTCGGGGTCTTCCGCACCGAAGATACCCGAGCCGACGAAGATGCCGTCACAGTCGTGGTGCATCATCAACGCGGCGTCGGCGGGCGTCGCGATCCCACCGGCGGCGAAGTTGACGACCGGCAGACGGCCCATCTCGGCGGCCTCGTGGACCAACTCGGCGGGGGCCTCGTGCTCGCGGGCCCACTTCTCGCGTTCCTGGTGGGTCATGCCCTCCAGTTTCCGGATCGCGCCTTTGATGTTGCGCTGGTGGTGGACGGCCTGGTTGACGTCGCCCGTCCCGGCCTCGCCTTTCGTCCGGATCATCGCCGCGCCCTCGTCGATCCGGCGCAGCGCCTCTCCCAGATTGCGCGCCCCACAGACAAAGGGCGCGGTAAAGGATCGCTTGTCGATGTGATACCGGTCGTCGGCGGGCGTGAGCACCTCGCTTTCGTCGATCATGTCGACGCCGACCGACTGGAGGATCGCGGCCTCTTTGGTGTGCCCGATCCGGGCTTTGCCCATCACGGGGATCGACACCGAATCGACGATTTCCGCGACGTCGGCGGGGTCGGCCATCCGGGCGACGCCACCGCGCTTGCGGATGTCTGCGGGGACGGCTTCGAGCGCCATGACGGCGACCGCGCCGACCTCCTCCGCGAGTTGGGCCTGTTCGGGGTCGACGACGTCCATGATGACGCCGCCTTTCTGCATCTTCGCGAAGCCGCGTTTGACCATCTCGGTCCCGCGCCGCAGCGTTTCGAGATCCGTCGGTTCTGACATAGGTGGTGCTTCTCAACGGACGCACTTGACCCTGTCCACCGGGCAGGTGTTCCGTCCGAACGCCCGCCGCTGGCCCCTCGGCGTGCCCGACCACAATCGCTTTTGCCACGCCGCACCCCACTCGGGGCGTGTCCGCTATCGGTCGCCTGCGCGCGGAACTCCTGGCCCGAACGCCCACGCCGCCCGCGACGCCCGAGCGCCCGCGGTGGGTCGCGCCGCTGCCGCGCTGGCTCGAAGACTGGGGGCTCCGCCTGGCCTGGCCGATCGCGATCGTCAACCTCGTCGGGACCGCCTTCGGGGTCTGGTACTACGCCGGCCGGCCGACCGACCTCGCCGCCCCACTTCTGGAGGGCCACCTCGGCGCGGCCCCGCTCTGGCAGCTCCCCTTGATCCCGGACTCGCCGGTCGCGACGCTGTTGATCGCGCTGTCTTTGATCGTCTGGCGACTCGATCCGGATCGGGAGTGGGCCCACCATCCCGACTGGCTGCACGTCCTCGCGGTCGTCGGCTGTCTGAAACTCGGCCTCTGGACGCCCTACGTCCAACTGGTGATCAACGGGCCCGGCCACGTCGCGCCCTGGCTGTACTGGTTTCTGATCGGCTCACACCTGCTGATGGCCGTCGAGGCGTTCGTCGTCCACCGGTACGCCCGGTTCACGCCGCGGGCGATCGCGATCGCCCTCGGCTGGTACGCCCTTCAGGACATCGCGGACTACACCGCCGTCCTCGGCCCGCCGACCCACACCCGCCTCGCCGCGGAGTGGACGGGCGCGGGGTACGATCACACACTCGCTGCCCACGACCTCGCGGCGCTCGGGGCGCTCGTCCTCACGATCCTGGCGGCACTCGTCGTGGTCGGTGTCTGG belongs to Halococcoides cellulosivorans and includes:
- the pdxS gene encoding pyridoxal 5'-phosphate synthase lyase subunit PdxS, translating into MSEPTDLETLRRGTEMVKRGFAKMQKGGVIMDVVDPEQAQLAEEVGAVAVMALEAVPADIRKRGGVARMADPADVAEIVDSVSIPVMGKARIGHTKEAAILQSVGVDMIDESEVLTPADDRYHIDKRSFTAPFVCGARNLGEALRRIDEGAAMIRTKGEAGTGDVNQAVHHQRNIKGAIRKLEGMTHQEREKWAREHEAPAELVHEAAEMGRLPVVNFAAGGIATPADAALMMHHDCDGIFVGSGIFGAEDPEEMGRAIVDAVNNYDDPDALAEISSDIGSGMRGDANADLPDEEKLQDRGV
- a CDS encoding DUF1405 domain-containing protein, with amino-acid sequence MRAELLARTPTPPATPERPRWVAPLPRWLEDWGLRLAWPIAIVNLVGTAFGVWYYAGRPTDLAAPLLEGHLGAAPLWQLPLIPDSPVATLLIALSLIVWRLDPDREWAHHPDWLHVLAVVGCLKLGLWTPYVQLVINGPGHVAPWLYWFLIGSHLLMAVEAFVVHRYARFTPRAIAIALGWYALQDIADYTAVLGPPTHTRLAAEWTGAGYDHTLAAHDLAALGALVLTILAALVVVGVWRVQRRESGPEASVS